The DNA segment TTTACATCGGTTTGCTTTTCTTCATAACCCTCAGATGTTTTATAGCAAGATTTGCAAAATTTATCTTTTCGTTTAAATTCACCAAAAATAGTTGTGACCTCGTGTAGTTCTAAAGCACGCACATAAAGTTGATGCTTTTGCCTTCGGGGCCCATTTCCTGGATAGTAGGCGGTAAAATAAAAAATTTTGTTTATTTTTTCGTTACTCGTTAGAAATGAGGAACAAAGGCTATGCAAATTAAGCCACTTATATTTTCTAAGGGTTTTCTGAGCGGAGATGGCATGATAAAGATTGAAACCATCGATTAGGAATATTGTTTTTTTCATAAACTAAATAGCGGATAAAAAAAATCCCAAGCTCCGAAGAGCTTGGGGCCATTAAAACTCGTGGTTTTAACGGGACGTCTCAGGGAAGCTTGTTTTATTTAGCTATAAAAGTCAATACTGAAATAAAAAATGCGCCGGTGATGGAATAATGCGACGATGAGGGAGAAATACCAGCAGCAGCACTGAGGTAGAAGTCTCGTAACGCGAGTTCAAAAGAAGTAAATCAAACAGCCCGTCACTCACCAGTGGCGGGCTTTTTGTTTGGGGTGACGATAAATAATTTTACAAATTTGATCTGTCTTGAAGAAACGTGTAAATGCCGTAGAATGATGAGAGGAGGTTATTGATATGAATAATATTTCTATTCAGGCTCATTTTGATGGAAGGCAGATTTTACTCGATGAACCTGTTCAACTTGAGCCTAATGTAAGGCTGATTGTCACGGTGTTGCCCAAACAGGATGAAGATCATCAATCCTGGCTTTACTTTTCTTCTCTTGCCTTGGAACGTGCCTATGATGAAAAAGAAGAAGAGTATCCATTAAATCTGATCAAAGAGGTAAATCC comes from the Deltaproteobacteria bacterium genome and includes:
- a CDS encoding NYN domain-containing protein, producing the protein MKKTIFLIDGFNLYHAISAQKTLRKYKWLNLHSLCSSFLTSNEKINKIFYFTAYYPGNGPRRQKHQLYVRALELHEVTTIFGEFKRKDKFCKSCYKTSEGYEEKQTDVNIAIELFRQAVNDTYDTAYIISGDSDLLPSIRAVKSTFPEKTIKLILPPMRQSESLKKEVHWYMRMKEKHLANNQFLEKIERNGITLQKPEDWK